The proteins below are encoded in one region of Holophagaceae bacterium:
- a CDS encoding molybdopterin-dependent oxidoreductase, whose translation MDLVVDINFRMDTSALYSDIVLPTATWYEKTDLNSTDMHSFINPLSAAVPPCWESKSDWDIFKQMAKKVSELSAKHLPNPIDDIVSNPLAHDTPAEIAQPHIRDWMADECEAIPGKTMPGLTVITRDYSKIYDQFISLGPNVREQGLGAHGVKYPIKDVYDRMLETHPTEMIEGQKRPSLKEDLDAANVLLHLAPETNGELAYRAYQYMEGRTGLPLKDLAEPTGASSTPSRICSPSPVAC comes from the coding sequence ATGGACCTGGTGGTGGACATCAATTTCCGCATGGACACCTCGGCGCTCTACAGCGACATCGTGCTGCCCACGGCCACCTGGTACGAGAAGACCGATCTCAATTCCACAGACATGCACAGCTTCATCAATCCCCTTTCCGCGGCGGTCCCGCCCTGCTGGGAGTCGAAAAGCGATTGGGACATCTTCAAGCAGATGGCGAAGAAGGTCAGCGAACTTTCAGCCAAGCACTTGCCCAACCCCATCGATGACATCGTCTCGAATCCATTGGCCCACGACACACCCGCGGAGATCGCCCAGCCCCATATCCGGGACTGGATGGCCGACGAATGCGAAGCCATCCCGGGCAAAACCATGCCGGGCCTCACCGTGATCACCCGCGATTACAGCAAAATCTACGATCAGTTCATTTCCCTGGGACCCAACGTCCGGGAGCAGGGCCTGGGCGCCCACGGTGTGAAATACCCCATCAAGGATGTCTACGACCGGATGCTCGAAACCCATCCCACGGAGATGATCGAGGGCCAGAAGCGGCCGAGCCTTAAAGAGGACTTGGACGCCGCCAACGTGCTGCTGCATCTCGCGCCCGAGACCAACGGCGAACTGGCCTACCGCGCCTACCAGTACATGGAAGGCCGCACGGGCCTGCCGTTGAAGGATCTCGCCGAGCCTACCGGGGCATCAAGTACACCTTCAAGGATCTGCTCTCCCAGCCCCGTCGCGTGCTGA
- a CDS encoding molybdopterin-dependent oxidoreductase, whose amino-acid sequence MQVVADARKAGAKDNAAIIASTVDRLKKKDLRFSVEDPDASENWPRIWFIWRGNGSGTSAKGHEFFLKHCLEPTPTPSPMKWPRHAEGC is encoded by the coding sequence ATGCAGGTCGTGGCCGACGCCCGCAAGGCAGGCGCTAAGGACAACGCAGCCATCATCGCCAGCACCGTGGATCGCCTGAAGAAGAAGGATCTGCGCTTCTCGGTCGAGGATCCGGACGCCTCCGAGAACTGGCCGCGAATCTGGTTTATATGGCGCGGCAATGGCAGCGGCACTTCAGCCAAGGGCCACGAGTTCTTCCTGAAGCACTGCCTGGAACCCACACCAACGCCATCGCCGATGAAGTGGCCAAGGCACGCTGAAGGATGTTGA
- a CDS encoding molybdopterin-dependent oxidoreductase, with protein MLGFRPIPAMSMLSPCRRLRAPGQLLGGQPLSFYDWYCDLPSWPEVWGEQTDVQESADWYNAKYLAVMGYNLNMTRTPQSTFAAGPQRRGPRWWSSARLQPGVQVCRQWIPCTPARTARFGWP; from the coding sequence ATGTTAGGCTTCCGCCCCATCCCGGCCATGTCCATGCTGAGCCCATGCCGCCGGCTGCGCGCTCCCGGGCAGCTACTGGGCGGCCAACCTCTCAGCTTCTACGACTGGTATTGCGACCTGCCCTCTTGGCCCGAAGTCTGGGGCGAACAGACCGACGTCCAGGAGAGCGCGGACTGGTACAACGCGAAGTACCTGGCGGTCATGGGCTACAACCTGAACATGACCCGCACGCCCCAGTCCACTTTCGCCGCAGGCCCGCAACGCCGGGGACCAAGATGGTGGTCTTCCGCCCGACTTCAGCCAGGTGTCCAAGTATGCCGACAGTGGATCCCGTGCACGCCGGCCAGGACGGCGCGCTTTGGATGGCCATGA